Genomic window (Onychomys torridus chromosome 5, mOncTor1.1, whole genome shotgun sequence):
AAGCCTTCGACAGACCCCTACGGCCAGCAACCCCCTACTGAGAGCCTGGCCCCCAGGTGGCAGCTGACCTGGATGGTCTGTCTGTTGTAGACTTTCACCACGTGGAAGTTAAAACTGTAGATCCCTTTGCGCGGGGCGATGAAAGTGCTCCGTTCTGAGTCAAAGTTGTTCCCGATGTTCACTAGTACCTATAGGGAGACAGGAACCAAAGGGGATAGACCGGTGCCCGTCCCAGTGTGGTCCTCGCACCTCCGCAGAGCCTTTGGAGAAGATACCACATCTGATTTCCACGTCACCCCCTCACCAATCCGTTCTGGATGCTGCCAGAGAACGGGGAACTCACCTGGTCGAAGTAGATGATCATGGTGCGATTACTCATCTCGGACGGCTCATGGTTGGTGCTCCTGATGGCAGAGAAAGCCACCTTGGCGCTGCCCGAGCGCACGGAGATGCCCAGAGCAGTGCCCGTAGGGTCAGACGTGGGGTTGGAGTCACACACCACCAGACACTTGCCCTCCAGCACGATGGGCTCTGTCTCATTTTGCCCGCGGGCTGGGCCTGCCAGCCACACAGCCCCCAACAGCAGCAGCTCCACGACGCCCAGCATCGCGCCGCCGGCGcccaccccgccccccaccccggGGGCTGCCAACGCCAGccgcccccctccccagccctgctccgAAGCCCCCTCCTCAGCTCTGTGTACAGCTCCTCCGACGCCTCCCGGGCCGCTACGCCTCTCCCTCGGACTCCAGGACAAACGTCCCCTTGCGCGGTGCACCCGGAGCCCCGCCCGGGCCTCAGGGGTGCCGCGGCCGCCCAGCCGCACTTGGATGCATAGCCTCTGCTGCCTGGTCCCCGCTGTTGCCGCCGCCTCCTGTCCGCActcgccgctgccgccgccgccgccgctctgAATTATTGATGCAGCGGGCGCTGCAGCCGGAGCGGGCAGAGAGCGCGCGCCGGGCACAAAGGCGCGGACCAAGcctggccccgcccccgcccctcccAGCCAGCCTCCCTGAGCGGCTCCGCCCCGCCTCCGTCGGGGCCCCGCCCCCCAGCCAATCGCGACGCACCGCGCTCCCCGCCGAGCCAATGGGTGCCCTGTCCGCGCGCGGCCACCTGACCCAGGGCGCCGTTGTTATTAGGCGCGGCGAGGCGGGCGGCGCGCGGCAGCGGGGCTGGGCTCCGGCCGGGAGTCGgtggagggagcgagggagggagcgCGCGCGCGCTCCCGTTCAGTCCACCTCAGCCGCTCGCCCCGAGCCTTCTCCCTGGCCGCGTCGCCCGCAGTTGCCTCGACCTCCTCGCGCGCCCTGTTCGCGGGCTCTCAGGTAGGAGGCGGCGCGCAGCGGCGGGTCGCGAGTGCTAGATCGGTGCACCGGCCGAGAGGCGCCGCgagggtgcggggggggggggcgggcaggaGCGCCCCCCCGTGGGCGCGGGCGCGCGGGGCAGCGGCAGCCGCGGGCTGGTTAAGGGCACGTACGTGCGGGGCGGGGCCTGCGTGGCGGCCCGGGGGGCGCACGTGGCGCGGGCTGGACATCCGAGCGACCCGAGGTCACGCGTGGATTCGTTCGCTCGAGGGCAGGTGTGCGGACGAGACAAGGTGGGCCTCGCGCCGGGACCCCGCGTGCGAAACAAAAGCCAGTAGTTTGCTCCTCGCTTCTCGGAACGTGTTTTGCGCCCGCACCCATATAAGCTTGTGCGCCTTTCCCGCGTGCCTTGTGCGCCCGCCCCCCGCCCGGTAGACTTAAACCACACACGTATTCGAAAACCAAATGAAAATACATCTTCTCTTGGTGTGAGGAAAGGAGCTGCGGAGGGGGGGCCGGTCCCGCGCTTCGAGGCAGGAACGCAGACAGGTAGGCCGAGGCCGGAGGCCCGCGGACATTTGCGTGGAATCCAGACTGAAGCGGGCAGGGCTGGTACTTGTGCGCGGCTGGAGCGCTCCTGCGGCCACGCGCCGCGGGAACCTCGCCGAGTGCAGAGATGCAGGCTGTAGGTGCCAAGGTGGCCTCAGGGCTAGCCGGCAGCTTTTCCCGTGTTGGCCTCCGAAATTCAGAACAGCCACACCTAGCCGCTTCCCTAACCCTCCGTTTCtcggagatttttttttttttttttatatagtagCAGCTTAAAGAATTACCA
Coding sequences:
- the Cbln1 gene encoding cerebellin-1 encodes the protein MLGVVELLLLGAVWLAGPARGQNETEPIVLEGKCLVVCDSNPTSDPTGTALGISVRSGSAKVAFSAIRSTNHEPSEMSNRTMIIYFDQVLVNIGNNFDSERSTFIAPRKGIYSFNFHVVKVYNRQTIQVSLMLNGWPVISAFAGDQDVTREAASNGVLIQMEKGDRAYLKLERGNLMGGWKYSTFSGFLVFPL